Proteins encoded together in one Theileria parva strain Muguga chromosome 3 map unlocalized ctg_530, whole genome shotgun sequence window:
- the sconC gene encoding uncharacterized protein, whose amino-acid sequence MTLSKKIITLVSAEGVSCTVNRDVICMSNVIKNILNDIDDETEPIPLPNIKTNVLNKIIEYCKHHYNNPPSQIPQPLKSAQLNEVVSEWDYEFVNVDKEFLFELILAENFLDIKPLLDLTCAKVASMIKGKTPEQIRREFDIVNDFTPEEEAKIREENKWCEEL is encoded by the exons atgacGTTATcgaaaaaaataataactttAGTGTCAGCAGAGGGAGTTTCTTGTACTGTTAACAGAGATGTCATTTGCATGAGCAATGTCATCAAAAATATACTCAACG ATATTGATGATGAGACGGAGCCGATACCGTTACCGAATATAAAGACGAACGTACTAAATAAGATAATTGAATACTGTAAACATCATTACAATAATCCGCCATCACAAATTCCACAACCCCTCAAATCCGCTCAACTCAACGAA GTGGTTTCCGAATGGGATTATGAATTTGTTAATGTCGATAAAGAATTCCTCTTCGAACTTATTCTC GCTGAGAACTTTTTGGATATAAAGCCGTTGTTGGATTTGACGTGTGCCAAGGTGGCGTCGATGATAAAGGGGAAAACACCCGAACAAATCCGACGCGAATTCGATATCGTCAACGACTTCACTCCCGAAGAAGAAGCTAAA ATAAGAGAGGAAAATAAGTGGTGTGAGGAATTGTGA
- the Ppig gene encoding SYF2 splicing factor family protein, with translation MATKLLSYLDLGIGLNLSGRVVFEFFPDVSERLLENFTTLCRGDRTTSVRGRIRTLSYEGCKVFKVIKGEYLQCGDLINNDGTGGGSIYGEYFKDYPSSRLHSHAGLLTVQNMNAGDSGDSSGPPDRRFGSQFCVLFGKVTRFDRSNVVIGRVVEGMEFIRAIENVPVDNKFKPKIEVGILSSGTFNTIQHSVTETTKQKDLINSLMSTIQSKPTPNDVSVKEDQIRCVYTGRVNRRRLPNESSANTLGKKLLSEALQGIKHHYIPEDTTLDATHVSIQDTTEPVGPKEPEDTVEVVEKEETEELVEDEELVEDEPGDDDVLRRLKKLSGKMRECSRLNNDEIILEQKIKSNPKSELYISKNLINQSEGKDIDKDISSNLSKELNISAGMVEKINKIQKTKEKNKTFGWNVFNQDALYRAHKKRLRETGFNPDLYEKQKSELGDQFYSPGVVNFTPTESTKDVIVRNVEKQYKKRDVFSRRRLYDDDAQDISYINERNRVFNKKLERSFGTYSNEIKQNLERGTAL, from the exons ATGGCAACAAAGTTACTTTCATATTTGGACCTTGGAATTGGTTTAAATCTGAGTGGCAGAGTCGTATTTGAGTTTTTTCCTGATGTTTCTGAGCGTTTGTTAGAGAATTTCACGACTCTATGCCGGGGTGATAGGACCACCTCAGTCCGTGGTCGCATAAGAACACTCAGTTATGAAGGCTGTAAAGTATTTAAAGTTATCAAGGGCGAGTATTTACAGTGTGGCGAccttattaataatgaCGGCACCGGTGGTGGTAGTATCTACGGCGAATATTTCAAAGACTATCCCTCCTCAAGATTACACTCTCACGCAGGGCTTCTCACCGTACAGAATATGAACGCGGGTGACAGTGGTGACAGCTCAGGCCCTCCTGACCGCCGATTTGGTTCCCAATTTTGTGTATTATTTGGAAAGGTGACTAGATTTGACAGGAGTAATGTGGTAATTGGTAGAGTAGTGGAGGGTATGGAATTCATAAGAGCTATAGAAAATGTACCCgtagataataaatttaaacctaAAATTGAAGTTGGGATACTCTCATCCGGCACTTTCAACACTATACAACACAGTGTCACAGAAACCACTAAGCAGAAGGATTTAATTAACTCACTAATGAGTACAATCCAGTCCAAACCCACTCCAAATGATGTGTCTGTGAAAGAGGATCAGATTAGATGTGTGTACACAGGACGTGTGAATAGAAGAAGGTTACCTAATGAGTCAAGTGCTAATACTCTAGGCAAAAAGTTACTCTCTGAAGCTCTACAAGGTATAAAACATCACTACATACCCGAAGATACCACTCTTGATGCCACTCATGTATCAATACAAGACACTACAGAACCTGTTGGACCCAAGGAACCCGAAGATACTGTAGAAGTAGTAGAGAAGGAAGAAACTGAGGAACTGGTAGAGGATGAGGAACTGGTAGAGGATGAACCTGGTGACGATGATGTGCTTCGGAGACTGAAGAAATTGAGTGGTAAGATGAGGGAGTGTAGTAGGTTGAATAATGATGAGATAATCTTGGAGCAGAAGATCAAGAGTAACCCAAAGTCAGAATTATACATTTCAAAAAATCTCATCAATCAATCTGAAGGTAAAGATATTGATAAAGATATCTCCTCAAATCTTTCCAAAGAATTAAAT ATAAGTGCTGGAATGGTAGAGAAGATAAATAAAATCCAAAAGACTAAAGAGAAGAATAAAACATTTGGATGGAACGTTTTCAACCAAGACGCTCTCTACAGAGCACACAAAAAACG TTTGAGGGAGACGGGGTTTAATCCTGATTTGTATGAGAAGCAAAAGAGTGAACTAGGTGACCAATTCTACAGTCCTGGTGTAGTGAACTTCACACCTACGGAATCTACCAAGGATGTAATAGTGAGGAATGTGGAAAAACAATATAAGAAACGTGATGTATTTAGTAGACGTCGACTCTACGATGATGACGCGCAAGATATTTCATACATTAATGAGCGGAATAGAGTTTTTAACAAGAAGCTTGAACGGTCCTTTGGCACTTACTCCaatgaaattaaacaaaacCTCGAGCGAGGAACTGCTCTCTAA
- the Srsf3 gene encoding Serine/arginine-rich splicing factor 3: MVGRRSDSDDHKLFVGNLVDSVTSQDLDLLFSKYGKVTNVWVARNPPGFGFVTFDDPRDAKDALIELNGKDLHGNSLRIERCRGDKSNRRRPYREPYSRDNKSRRSRSRSHSRGRRIRSRSPSYRRVRSRSS; encoded by the exons ATGGTTGGAAGACGTTCAGATTCCGATGATCATAAGCTCTTTGTAG GGAACTTGGTGGACAGTGTGACATCACAGGATcttgatttattattttcgAAATATGGCAAAGTGACTAATGTTTGGGTCGCCAGAAATCCTCCAGGATTCGGATTCGTC ACGTTTGACGATCCGAGAGATGCTAAAGACGCTCTCATTGAACTCAATGGAAAAGATCTACACGGAAACTC ATTGAGGATCGAACGTTGTAGAGGAGATAAATCTAATCGTAGGAGACCTTATAGAGAACCTTATTCCAGAGATAATAAATCTAG GCGTAGTAGGAGTAGATCGCATAGTCGTGGTAGACGAATCCGTTCAAGAAGTCCCAGTTACAGGAGAGTACGTTCTCGTAGCTCTTAA
- a CDS encoding inosine-5'-monophosphate dehydrogenase, which translates to MTDGYSAAEFFNFTKFSLSYEDLILLPGYISDSVDKVDLTTHVSRNIRLRIPIVSSPMDTVTESKMATAMALLGGLGVIHNNLSIEDLVKEVKAVKRFENGFVQNPLCLKPTSTVSDWVQIRDKFGFTSVPITSDGNAGSKLLGIVTKTDMYFVESKNVVLEDIMSTDLVVGNHPMKLHDANELLFMSKKGVLPIVNENYELMSIVTRSDFYKNKLYPNASKDDNKQLLVGAAISTRGNGLDTAKKLIDAKVDILVVDSSQGNSVFQIDLIKQLKSVYPDFQVMAGNVVTAQQAKNLLEAGCDSIKVGMGIGSICTTQNICGVGRGQASAVYYVSRYAFEHWNGIPIIADGGIKSSGDIVKALSLGASCVMGGSLFAGSKETPGEYYFNNGVRMKSYRGMGSKDAIKDSMQNLGLMGSLSRYHLIDEPNILSQGVSGLVIDKGSVNNIIPNLTQGVKHGFQNLGVYSIKGLHEALYSGQLRMEQRTPQSINDGHVSKSITNPK; encoded by the exons ATGACAGACGGTTATTCTGCCGCTgagttttttaattttaccaagTTCTCACTCTCCTATGAAGACCTCATCCTACTACCAG ggtATATAAGTGATTCTGTGGATAAAGTGGATTTGACGACTCATGTTTCAAGGAATATTAGACTTAGAATTCCTATCGTATCCTCACCTATGGATACCGTTACAGAATCCAAAATGGCCACAGCAATGGCTCTTCTCGG AGGACTGGGTGTGatacataataatttatcgATAGAGGATTTGGTGAAGGAGGTGAAGGCAGTGAAGAGGTTTGAGAATGGCTTTGTTCAGAATCCTCTTTGCCTCAAACCTACTTCTACTGTTTCTGACTGGGTTCAGATCAGAGATAAATTCGGTTTCAC ATCTGTCCCGATAACGTCTGATGGTAATGCTGGCTCAAAGTTATTGGGAATTGTAACAAAGACAGACATGTATTTTGTGGAGTCTAAGAATGTCGTGTTGGAGGACATTATGAGTACAGATTTAGTGGTTGGAAACCATCCAATGAAACTTCACGACGCAAATGAATTGCTATTCATGTCAAAAAAAGGCGTTTTGCCAATTGTCAATGAAAATTATGAGCTCATGTCAATTGTAACCAGGTCTGATTTCTACAAGAATAAACTCTACCCGAACGCTTCCAAAGATGATAATAAACAATTACTCGTTGGTGCAGCTATCTCCACTAG GGGAAATGGATTGGACACTGCTAAGAAGTTGATAGATGCCAAGGTGGATATACTAGTTGTGGATTCAAGTCAGGGGAATAGTGTTTTCcaaattgatttaattaaGCAACTAAAATCAGTTTATCCAGATTTCCAG gTTATGGCTGGAAATGTTGTGACAGCCCAGCAAGCTAAGAACTTATTAGAAGCTGGTTGTGACTCTATTAAAGTCGGTATGGGTATCGGGTCCATCTGTACCACTCAA AACATATGTGGTGTTGGAAGAGGACAGGCGAGTGCTGTATATTATGTTAGTCGTTATGCTTTTGAACATTGGAACGGCATCCCCATTATCGCCGATGGTGGCATCAAATCCTCCGGTGATATCGTTAAA GCCCTAAGTTTGGGGGCTAGTTGTGTGATGGGAGGAAGTTTATTTGCCGGTAGTAAGGAGACGCCTGGTGAATATTACTTTAACAACGGTGTAAGAATGAAGAGTTATAGAGGCATGGGTAGCAAAGATGCTATCAAAGATTCAATGCAGAATTTAGGACTCATGGGTTCATTAAGTAGATATCATCTGATTGATGAGCCGAATATACTGTCACAGGGTGTATCCGGATTAGTTATTGATAAAGgaagtgtaaataatattatacccAATTTAACCCAAGGTGTGAAACATGGATTTCAAAATCTTGGtgtgtatagtattaaagGGTTACATGAAGCACTTTATTCTGGACAATTAAGAATGGAACAAAGAACACCTCAATCCATTAATGATGGGCATGTATCCAAGTCTATTACTAATCCCAAATAA
- the Prpf19 gene encoding uncharacterized protein yields MTFLCTISGVQPQEPCLSKTGYIFERRLIEKHLEESPVCPATGEPLTLQDLITIKTDVVTKPRPVTASSIPGLLSLLQSEWDALALETHNMRSHVDEVRKQLSYSLYQHDAATRVIARLIKQRDTALQEVESLKQQLLQFRSNYDPNSLETEFDKDTLVRLQDFSKVLLAERKKRDLSGYVPSDAFTKFKCAGEFRLHSSTKPGVLCVALDKSKNSQGIEGSYCFTGGNDGSVVYFDLQNKKTLNSLNGHMKPVNTLVTHPMENIVLSGSDDTTVRVWRDFETEFKCTYVLKHHRSPVKTLSLHPSGEYVLSLASDGVWGLCDIDSGKVIKMHRDLPKCNSLKIHPDGLVCIGAATNGTLQVWDIRDAQPKEPLANTMSNGNSVSEWVDMDFNENGYYLASVSAAGEVMLWDLRKQSVINTFSCNVNPTKVKFDHSGLYMGVASTKVEVFYMKDKSKFELVHTLEGHTANVTDLEFGPLSKFLLTTCLDKSLRLYH; encoded by the exons ATGACGTTTTTATGTACAATTAGTGGCGTCCAGCCACAGGAGCCTTGTTTAAGTAAAACCGGTTACATATTTGAACGAAGATTAATTGAGAAACACTTAGAAGAATCGCCAGTCTGCCCTGCCACTGGAGAACCACTGACACTTCAAGATTTAATCACCATTAAAA CTGATGTGGTAACGAAGCCTAGACCAGTAACGGCCTCGAGTATACCTGGATTACTCTCGCTATTACAATCGGAATGGGACGCTTTGGCGTTGGAGACTCATAACATGAGATCACATGTGGATGAAGTAAGAAAACAGTTAAGTTATTCACTATACCAACATGACGCGGCAACAAGAGTAATTGCTAGACTTATTAAACAACGTGACACAGCTTTACAAGAAGTTGAGTCACTGAAACAACAATTACTACAATTCAGATCCAATTATGATCCAAACTCCTTAGAAACAG AGTTTGATAAGGATACATTGGTGAGGTTGCAGGATTTCTCGAAGGTATTATTGGCTGAGAGAAAGAAGAGAGATTTGAGTGGATATGTCCCGAGTGATGCATTTACAAAGTTTAAATGCGCTGGGGAATTTAGATTACACTCCTCGACTAAGCCTGGAGTACTCTGCGTAGCCTTGGATAAGAGTAAGAATTCCCAGGGTATAGAGGGCAGTTATTGTTTTACTGGTGGTAACGATGGCAGTGTTGTTTACTTCGATTTACAAAATAAGAAGACTCTTAATTCTTTAAATGGACATATGAAACCTGTTAATACACTTGTCACACATCCAATGGAAAATATTGTTTTGTCAG GATCTGATGACACAACTGTTAGAGTTTGGCGTGACTTTGAAACTGAGTTCAAGTGTACATACGTCTTAAAGCATCATAGATCCCCTGTCAAAACTTTATCACTCCATCCCAGTGGTGAATATGTATTATCATTAGCATCGGATGGTGTTTGGGGTCTCTGTGATATCGACTCTGGTAAAGTAATTAAAATGCATAGAGATTTACCAAAGTGCAATTCGCTTAAAATACATCCTGACGGTCTCGTATGTATCGGTGCAGCCACTAACGGGACACTGCAAGTTTGGGATATCCGTGACGCACAACCCAAGGAACCGCTTGCTAATACTATGAGTAATGGTAATAGTGTAAGCGAGTGGGTGGATATGGATTTTAATGAGAATGGATATTACTTGGCGAGTGTCTCGGCGGCTGGTGAAGTTATGTTATGGGATTTAAGAAAACAAAGTGTTATTAATACTTTTTCTTGCAATGTTAATCCAACcaaagttaaatttgatcATTCCG GATTGTATATGGGAGTTGCTAGTACGAAGGTGGAAGTGTTTTACATGAAGGATAAGAGCAAATTCGAGTTGGTTCACACACTTGAAGGACATACTGCAAATGTCACAGACCTTGAATTTGGACCTCTCTCCAAGTTCCTCCTCACCACCTGCCTCGATAAATCACTACGACTTTaccattaa
- a CDS encoding Ribosomal protein L24e family protein: MNIDKCWLCSSNIYPGHGIVFVRNDSKIFRFCRSKCHRHFKAKHNPRKIKWTKAYRRLQGKELRNDENLEMELRKNRPVRYDRDLYIKAIKAIKQTERVEYLRKMLLYKERRRNLVTKKLSLAQKELEKHKDILPIPLEQLDIQQLKLLNTKPKSTAHIKVTEQTKLNTKSNTKRNIKDENKMDLD, encoded by the exons atgaatattgATAAATGTTGGCTTTGCTCCAGTAATATCTATCCAG GCCATGGGATAGTATTTGTGAGGAATGATTCTAAGATTTTTCGGTTTTGTAGGAGCAAATGCCACAGACATTTTAAAGCTAAACATAACCCTAGAAAGATTAAATGGACTAAAGCATACAGAAGACTTCAAG GAAAGGAATTGCGTAATGATGAGAATTTGGAGATGGAGTTGAGGAAGAACAGGCCAGTGAGATATGACAGAGatttatacataaaagCTATTAAAGCTATAAAACAAACTGAACGAGTTGAATACTTGAGGAAAATGTTACTATATAAAGAACGAAGAAGGAATTTGGTTACTAAAAAGTTATCACTAGCTCAAAAAGAACTTGAAAAACATAAAGATATTCTTCCAATACCACTCGAACAACTTGATATACAACAACTCAAACTACTCAATACCAAACCA AAATCAACAGCCCATATTAAGGTTACGGAACAAACCAAGCTCAATACTAAATCAAACACTAAGCGGAATATaaaagatgaaaataaaatggaTCTTGattaa
- the ddx52 gene encoding DEAD/DEAH box helicase family protein translates to MDKIFKKLVRGTNFKNGPSSGIFVFRDGDKESDSGVFDEDFSVVNSSGEDFNDYSPLDTFSALDSLTTDDKISERAKVISKSINSKLNFDKTTPIQRYVIPIMMKGNDVVAVAPTGSGKTLSYLTPILLKNLEDSLSVIIIVPTVELVQQVKSEFIYLTGGEIFSIKALEKNMTEFNFSIAITTPLTLYTLLHNNALKTDLMRGLKCLVLDECDKLLEEGYGENIEYIMNLIKDFKGIQKASFSSTLQSEVLLLSKSHFNNPIHITIGKENVCCCNVEQELICVTNDKGKLLILKQLINDGKLLPPILVFLQSINRVNDLYNELSQLNLNVQKFTKQLTLKQRQNIIQKFRIGQIWILLCTDILCRGINFKGVHSIVNYDLPLTPQVYINRVGRAGRGTKRGKSVTFFTINDFKILNHIIQIMKLSKSNIPQYLLSLKPIHIQRLKKLEKKPPTRVNIGPIKKKKKFNKSKPTNTEHTTTDT, encoded by the exons atggaTAAGATATTCAAGAAGTTGGTGAGGGGTacgaattttaaaaatggacCTTCTTCGGGTATTTTCGTTTTTCGAGATGGAGACAAGGAATCGGATTCCGGTGTTTTTGATGAGGATTTTAGTGTAGTTAACTCTTCAGGAGAAGATTTTAATGATTATAGTCCGTTAGATACTTTTTCAGCATTGGATTCCTTAACTACTGACGACAAAATCAGTGAAAGGGCCAAAGTTATCTcaaaatcaattaattctaaacttaattttgataaaacaaCACCAATTCAGAGATAT gTAATACCGATAATGATGAAGGGGAATGATGTGGTAGCAGTAGCACCTACTGGTTCAGGGAAAACTTTATCATACTTAACACCGATTTTACTCAAA AATCTGGAGGATAGCTTGAGTgtgataataattgtacCTACTGTAGAGTTAGTGCAACAGGTGAAATCAGAATTCATATACCTAACCG GTGGtgaaatttttagtattaaaGCACTTGAAAAGAATATGACTGAATTTAACTTCTCTATCGCAATCACTACTCCACTCACTCTCTACACTCTACTACACAACAACGCGTTGAAAAct GACTTAATGAGGGGATTGAAGTGTTTGGTGTTGGATGAGTGTGATAAGTTACTGGAGGAAGGGTATGGTGAGAATATTGAGTATATAATGAACCTGATTAAGGATTTTAAAGGTATTCAAAAGGCTTCATTCAGCTCAACATTACAATCTGAAGTCCTATTACTCTCCAAATCACATTTCAACAATCCAATTCACATCACCATAG GAAAAGAAAATGTATGTTGTTGTAATGTAGAACAAGAATTAATCTGCGTTACTAATGATAAAG GtaaattgttgatattgaaGCAATTGATAAATGATGGGAAATTGCTACCGCCTATATTAGTGTTTTTACAGAGTATTAACAGGGTTAATGATTTATATAATGAACTCTCACAGctgaatttaaatgttCAAAAATTCACTAAACAACTCACTCTCAAACAACGGCAAAATATCATACAAAAATTCAGAATCGGACAA aTTTGGATATTATTGTGTACTGATATATTATGTCGTGGTATCAACTTTAAGGGGGTGCATTCGatagtaaattatgacTTACCGTTAACACCTCAAGTGTATATAAACAGAGTTGGTAGAGCTGGAAGAGGTACAAAACGTGGTAAATCTGTGACTTTCTTCACtattaatgattttaaaatcttgAATCACATTATACAAATCATGAAATTATCCAAATCCAACATTCCACAATATCTTCTCTCACTCAAACCAATACATATTCAAC GattgaaaaaattggaGAAGAAACCACCAACAAGAGTTAATATTGGACCAATAAA aaaaaagaaaaaattCAACAAATCCAAACCAACAAATACTGAACACACAACCACTGACACATGA
- a CDS encoding putative integral membrane protein, with product MDFGELSLKPTAPKFRVHLFLLVVLVHAACDLLKTVFKRLGKLMDHLNVKFGGTPGEKLTFTEPGDFSKLLKKETYRPFRILKGVTMLLALFSEFLLPYVLFNKTTAVLKTNFQKQVESYAPFALVTFKLPDHPRDFLKSKAQLDQLMEEDYKQESSAKMNVFDFFNSLSDMTENSDEAIQQKLEEHVKLNSEKLQEDFDSNKHVIMNLTSFNRFVAFTISKAALHGLYVSVHALVSPENHNAFLNTFRKKR from the exons ATGGATTTTGGAGAATTAAGTTTGAAGCCTACGGCACCTAAGTTCCGTGTCCACTTGTTCCTCTTGGTGGTCCTAGTCCATGCTGCCTGTGACTTGCTGAAAACTGTGTTCAAACGTCTAGGAAAACTTATGGACCACTTGAATGTGAAATTTGGGGGAACGCCTggtgaaaaattaacttttacAGAGCCTGGCGATTTCAGTAAACTGCTCAAAAAAGAGACTTACAGACCCTTTAGAATCCTAAAGGGAGTTACAATGTTGTTGGCACTGTTTTCAGAGTTCCTATTGCCATACGTTCTATTCAATAAGACGACAGCGGTACTGAAGACTAATTTCCAAAAACAAGTTGAGTCGTATGCTCCATTCGCACTGGTGACTTTCAAGTTACCAGACCACCCCCGTGACTTTCTGAAGTCAAAGGCTCAACTGGACCAACTTATGGAAGAAGATTATAAGCAGGAATCCAGCGCCAAGATGAATGTTTTCGACTTTTTCAACAGTCTGTCGGACATGACTGAGAACTCTGACGAGGCCATACAACAGAAACTAGAAGAACACGTCAAACTCAACTCCGAAAAACTACAAGAAGATTTCGATAGCAATA AGCATGTGATAATGAATTTGACATCGTTTAACCGTTTTGTGGCCTTTACGATATCGAAGGCTGCGTTACATGGTTTGTATGTATCAGTCCACGCACTTGTTTCTCCTGAGAATCATAACGCGTTCCTCAATACCTTCAGGAAAAAACGCTAA